A genomic segment from Paenibacillus sp. encodes:
- a CDS encoding Gfo/Idh/MocA family oxidoreductase: protein MQVALIGAGEFAKTHLEAYRRNPNVTVSWICDPNLEAARNYADRYGIANVTANYEHALLDPAVSFVDITAPNYLHKPMAVRAMEAGKDVLCEKPMALNVQECLDMKLASERTGRKLFVKYHQRFDPVHRRVKAMIESGQFPDPVMAMFTLFGNHIPSMSDPNHWRGNPALCGGGCLFSSGSHVLDLIHSFFGKLKAVTAVARQLVVNNPDKGDDNATVTMEFESGVVVNFIGCWTTDRWTWSKEIHNRHGSLRVEQDENKSNLLLLTKSSATELLMEQPDWFNQSNYAAIDHFVDCMNDAAEPLYSLDECIESMRLLELAYMSSEQGRRIIRNEINEAEGKAV from the coding sequence ATGCAAGTCGCGCTGATCGGCGCCGGCGAATTCGCCAAGACGCATCTGGAAGCGTACCGCAGAAATCCGAACGTCACGGTAAGCTGGATTTGCGATCCGAACCTCGAGGCGGCGCGGAACTACGCCGACCGATACGGCATCGCGAACGTAACCGCGAACTATGAACACGCACTGCTCGATCCCGCGGTCTCGTTCGTCGATATTACGGCGCCCAACTACCTGCATAAACCGATGGCCGTCCGCGCGATGGAGGCGGGCAAAGACGTCCTGTGCGAAAAGCCGATGGCGCTGAACGTTCAGGAATGCTTAGATATGAAGTTGGCTTCCGAACGTACGGGGCGAAAGCTGTTCGTCAAATATCATCAGCGATTCGACCCCGTCCACCGGCGCGTCAAAGCGATGATCGAATCCGGGCAGTTCCCCGACCCGGTCATGGCGATGTTCACGCTGTTCGGCAACCATATTCCGTCGATGAGCGATCCGAACCATTGGCGGGGGAATCCGGCGCTGTGCGGCGGGGGCTGCTTATTTTCGTCCGGCTCGCATGTGCTGGATTTGATCCATTCCTTCTTCGGCAAGTTGAAAGCGGTAACAGCGGTGGCACGGCAATTAGTCGTCAACAACCCGGACAAAGGGGACGACAACGCCACCGTCACCATGGAATTCGAGTCGGGCGTCGTCGTCAACTTCATCGGCTGCTGGACGACGGACCGGTGGACGTGGTCCAAGGAAATTCACAATCGGCACGGGTCGCTTCGCGTGGAGCAGGACGAGAACAAGTCCAATCTGCTGCTGCTGACGAAGTCGAGCGCGACCGAGCTGCTGATGGAACAGCCGGATTGGTTCAATCAGTCGAATTATGCGGCCATCGACCATTTCGTCGACTGCATGAACGACGCGGCTGAACCGCTGTACAGCCTGGACGAATGCATCGAATCGATGAGATTGTTGGAGCTCGCCTATATGTCTTCCGAGCAGGGCAGACGGATCATCCGAAACGAAATTAATGAAGCGGAGGGGAAAGCGGTATGA
- a CDS encoding ADP-ribosylglycohydrolase family protein — translation MNNRLFAKIYGCEAAGTIGNSMGDVTEGLLWHEIEEKYGFVTELLPQEKKGSVVSGNDDKTTEGQPLGPKLIYHPHTRPPGMTEDGMERHRLCTSAILRKGGRIDIVDLARTWISDIDPEKFGYLLGPQDQVIYYSLKAGVPPWEVGRYAAWPGMIGTSKMIMPIGMVNACNPEQAAQDALALGAIKDVRGVPGNYAIEVCSAIAAATAEALKPTASVDSIIDAALGYLSGPPRQEVEMGLQWAKQVDDWKELRPIYDRYYAGKRMSNAVEILSGGLACFYVSEGRPKEALLYAVNLGRDTDCKAYIAGGLAGALRGIEAIPADWVKTVEEAAANDPYTVSRRTAKEAAEGLYAAALNTHQKLKDVIGSIDQQL, via the coding sequence ATGAACAATCGGTTGTTTGCAAAAATTTACGGGTGCGAAGCCGCGGGTACGATCGGCAATTCGATGGGGGACGTCACGGAAGGCTTGTTGTGGCACGAAATCGAGGAGAAGTACGGCTTCGTGACGGAGCTGCTGCCGCAGGAGAAGAAGGGATCCGTCGTCAGCGGCAACGACGACAAAACGACGGAAGGTCAGCCGCTTGGACCGAAGCTGATTTATCACCCGCACACGAGGCCCCCGGGCATGACGGAAGACGGCATGGAACGCCACCGTCTCTGCACGAGCGCCATCCTCCGCAAGGGCGGCCGCATCGACATCGTCGATTTGGCTCGCACATGGATCAGCGACATCGATCCGGAGAAATTCGGCTATTTGCTCGGGCCGCAAGACCAAGTCATCTATTACTCGCTGAAAGCGGGCGTTCCTCCTTGGGAAGTGGGCCGCTACGCCGCTTGGCCGGGCATGATCGGCACTTCGAAAATGATTATGCCGATCGGCATGGTCAACGCTTGCAACCCGGAGCAGGCGGCGCAGGACGCGCTCGCGCTCGGCGCGATCAAAGACGTTAGGGGCGTGCCGGGCAACTACGCCATCGAAGTTTGTTCCGCGATCGCGGCGGCGACGGCGGAAGCGTTGAAGCCGACGGCGAGCGTCGACTCGATCATCGACGCGGCGCTCGGATATTTGTCCGGACCGCCGCGGCAGGAGGTCGAAATGGGACTGCAATGGGCGAAGCAAGTCGACGATTGGAAGGAGCTCCGTCCGATCTACGATCGTTACTACGCCGGGAAGCGGATGTCCAACGCAGTCGAAATTTTGTCCGGTGGGCTCGCCTGCTTTTACGTTTCCGAAGGTCGACCGAAGGAAGCGCTCCTGTACGCCGTCAACCTGGGCAGAGATACGGACTGCAAGGCGTATATCGCAGGCGGGCTGGCTGGCGCGCTTCGCGGGATCGAAGCCATTCCCGCCGATTGGGTCAAGACGGTCGAGGAAGCGGCAGCCAACGACCCGTATACGGTGTCTCGCCGTACGGCCAAGGAGGCCGCGGAAGGGTTGTATGCCGCAGCCTTGAATACGCACCAAAAATTGAAGGACGTCATCGGCAGCATCGATCAGCAGTTGTAA
- a CDS encoding ABC transporter permease produces MKPTPTLFKKGTLLGTGWAKELFKHRYIYLMLLPVVLYYFIFHYLPLYGIIIAFKDFAPLRGIWGSPWVGFEHFEQFFQSHYFWRLLQNTVLISFYDLLFGFPAPIILALILNEVRKEKFKRFVQTVSYLPHFISLIVIVGMVVDFLARDGLVNQLLSFIGVEPIAFMQSPEWFRTIYVSSNIWQTIGWGSIIYLAALTAISPELYEASRVDGANRWKQLLHITLPGIMPTIVIMLILRVGDMMSVGHEKIILMYNPLTYETADVIASFIYRKGLLEMSYSYSTAIGLFNAAINLFLLLWVNRMARRLSGTSLW; encoded by the coding sequence GTGAAGCCGACGCCGACCCTATTCAAAAAAGGAACGCTCCTCGGCACCGGATGGGCCAAAGAGCTCTTCAAGCACCGATACATATACCTCATGCTGCTTCCGGTCGTTTTGTACTACTTCATTTTTCACTACTTGCCGCTGTACGGCATCATCATCGCGTTCAAAGATTTCGCGCCGCTGCGAGGAATTTGGGGAAGCCCTTGGGTCGGGTTCGAGCATTTTGAACAGTTCTTTCAGAGCCATTACTTTTGGCGGCTGCTTCAGAACACCGTCCTGATCAGCTTTTACGATCTGCTCTTCGGGTTTCCGGCGCCGATCATTTTGGCACTTATACTCAACGAAGTTCGCAAGGAAAAATTCAAAAGGTTCGTGCAAACGGTTTCATATTTGCCGCACTTCATCTCGCTGATCGTTATCGTAGGCATGGTCGTCGATTTCCTAGCGCGCGATGGCCTTGTGAATCAGCTGCTTTCCTTCATCGGCGTGGAGCCGATCGCCTTCATGCAGTCGCCGGAATGGTTCCGCACGATTTACGTCTCTTCGAACATCTGGCAGACGATCGGGTGGGGGTCGATCATTTACCTTGCGGCGCTGACAGCCATATCGCCCGAGCTGTATGAGGCTTCTCGCGTCGACGGGGCGAATCGGTGGAAGCAGCTGCTGCACATTACGCTGCCCGGCATCATGCCGACGATCGTCATCATGCTCATTTTGCGAGTCGGCGACATGATGTCCGTCGGGCACGAGAAAATCATTCTCATGTATAATCCCCTGACGTACGAAACGGCGGACGTCATCGCGAGCTTCATTTACAGGAAAGGTCTTCTCGAAATGAGTTACAGCTACAGCACGGCGATCGGGTTGTTCAACGCGGCGATCAACTTGTTTCTGCTGCTTTGGGTCAACCGAATGGCCCGCCGGCTGAGCGGTACGTCGTTATGGTAG
- a CDS encoding carbohydrate ABC transporter permease, with amino-acid sequence MLAKSVTSKLSDGVIYSLLSLLVVLTLYPFLYVLMASISDPKLFSQHQGILLWPKGFSLETYKYVLENPNIMTGYRNTLFYVMAGTTINMFMSSLGAYALSRKYVRGATAIMILIVFTMFFSGGMIPNYLNVRSLGLLNTPWAILLPTAINTFNLIVLRTAFAAVPDSMEESAKIDGAHDFTILFRIFIPLSLPIMAVMTLFYLVQHWNSWFPALIYLQDRNMFPVQLFLREILIASSTDNMTGSVGQLDQYQIGQTIKYATIIIVALPIACVYPFLQKYFTKGIMVGAVKG; translated from the coding sequence ATGCTCGCAAAAAGCGTTACTTCCAAACTGTCGGACGGCGTAATTTATTCCCTCTTGTCGCTCTTGGTCGTCCTTACGCTGTATCCGTTTTTGTACGTGCTCATGGCATCCATCAGCGACCCGAAACTGTTTTCGCAGCATCAGGGGATCCTGCTATGGCCGAAAGGCTTCTCTCTGGAAACGTACAAATACGTGCTCGAGAATCCGAACATCATGACAGGATACCGCAACACCCTGTTTTACGTGATGGCCGGAACTACGATCAATATGTTCATGTCCTCGCTCGGCGCTTACGCGCTGTCTCGGAAGTACGTACGCGGCGCGACGGCGATCATGATCCTGATCGTATTCACGATGTTTTTTAGCGGCGGCATGATCCCCAACTACCTGAACGTTAGAAGCCTGGGGCTGCTCAATACTCCGTGGGCCATCCTACTGCCGACCGCCATCAACACGTTCAATCTCATCGTGCTGCGGACGGCGTTCGCCGCCGTGCCGGACAGCATGGAGGAGTCTGCGAAAATCGACGGAGCTCACGATTTTACGATCCTCTTCCGCATCTTCATTCCGCTGTCGCTGCCGATCATGGCCGTCATGACGCTCTTCTACTTGGTTCAACATTGGAACTCCTGGTTTCCCGCCTTGATTTATCTTCAAGACCGAAACATGTTCCCTGTCCAGCTGTTCCTGCGAGAAATCCTCATCGCGAGCAGCACCGACAACATGACCGGGTCGGTCGGTCAACTGGATCAATACCAGATCGGCCAGACGATCAAATACGCGACCATCATCATCGTGGCGCTGCCGATCGCTTGCGTCTATCCGTTCCTCCAGAAATATTTCACCAAAGGCATCATGGTCGGCGCCGTGAAAGGGTAA
- a CDS encoding extracellular solute-binding protein, which translates to MKKSDIRYASLPLALTMVLSACSSGAGSNSGTTDAPSAPAKTSETTAPAAAESEGSEFLVSEKPVELSWFVQNDSKVTATMKDFSEMKIMPILKEATNVTINFKQPPVGMESEQFNLMISSGDLTDMIYWNWSAYPGGPEKALRDGVIIPLNDLVDKHAPNFKRFLEENPHIQRDIMTDDGTLYTFPITRDGDWPKFVFGFQLRQDWLDRLNLEVPKTMDDWYNVLTAFKNSDPNVIPFGNQTPSKIGDMPLLHFMSAWGMAYGFYQVDGSVKFGAAQPEYKEFLATMKKWYDEGLIDPDFSATDGKQFDAKVTGHRLGSFGAMLNGGMGRLSDLMKDDPNFKLVGAPFPTAKDGKSYNFHYDARSPFPGFGNAVSSKSKKAVEAVKWMDVAYSEWGHNLMNFGIEGETYNWVDGYPKYTDLVLKNDSMPAVNVLAQYTMASVNGRFFQQDSRYFEQILTYPQQKEASMTWSQASIERQMPIITPTSDESSRLASTMSEINTYADEMLLKFITGRESLDNFDAYVERLYQMNLEEAISIQQAALERYKQR; encoded by the coding sequence ATGAAAAAGAGTGACATCCGCTATGCAAGTCTCCCGCTGGCTTTGACGATGGTGCTGTCCGCTTGTTCGTCCGGCGCCGGCAGCAATTCCGGCACGACGGATGCCCCTTCCGCGCCGGCCAAAACGTCGGAGACGACGGCCCCGGCCGCTGCCGAGTCCGAAGGGTCGGAATTCCTCGTATCCGAAAAGCCGGTCGAGCTGTCCTGGTTCGTGCAGAACGATTCCAAGGTGACCGCCACGATGAAAGATTTTTCGGAAATGAAAATCATGCCGATTCTAAAAGAAGCTACGAACGTTACAATCAACTTTAAACAACCGCCGGTCGGCATGGAATCGGAACAGTTCAATTTAATGATCTCCTCGGGAGATCTGACCGACATGATTTATTGGAACTGGAGCGCCTACCCGGGTGGACCGGAAAAAGCGCTGCGCGACGGCGTCATCATCCCGCTGAACGACCTCGTCGACAAGCACGCGCCTAATTTTAAGCGCTTTCTCGAAGAAAACCCGCATATTCAGAGAGACATTATGACCGACGACGGCACGCTGTACACGTTCCCGATCACCCGGGATGGCGATTGGCCGAAATTCGTCTTCGGTTTCCAGCTCCGCCAAGATTGGTTGGACCGCTTGAATTTGGAAGTGCCGAAGACGATGGACGATTGGTATAACGTCTTGACCGCGTTCAAGAACAGCGACCCGAACGTCATTCCGTTCGGCAACCAAACGCCGTCGAAAATCGGCGACATGCCGCTTCTGCACTTTATGAGCGCGTGGGGGATGGCGTACGGCTTCTACCAAGTAGACGGCTCGGTCAAGTTCGGGGCGGCGCAGCCGGAATACAAGGAATTTCTCGCGACGATGAAGAAATGGTATGACGAAGGGCTGATCGACCCGGACTTCTCCGCTACGGACGGCAAGCAATTCGACGCGAAGGTGACGGGACATCGCCTTGGATCGTTCGGCGCGATGTTGAACGGCGGCATGGGGCGTCTCTCCGACTTGATGAAGGACGATCCGAACTTCAAGCTCGTAGGTGCGCCGTTCCCGACGGCGAAGGACGGGAAGTCTTACAACTTCCATTACGATGCGCGCTCCCCGTTCCCAGGCTTCGGTAACGCCGTCAGCAGCAAGAGCAAAAAAGCGGTCGAAGCCGTGAAATGGATGGATGTCGCTTACTCCGAATGGGGCCATAACCTGATGAACTTCGGCATCGAGGGCGAAACCTACAATTGGGTCGACGGCTATCCGAAATATACGGATCTCGTGCTGAAAAATGACAGCATGCCGGCGGTCAACGTGCTTGCGCAGTATACGATGGCGTCGGTCAACGGCCGCTTCTTCCAGCAAGACAGCCGTTATTTCGAGCAAATTTTAACGTACCCGCAGCAGAAGGAAGCGTCCATGACGTGGTCGCAAGCGTCGATCGAACGGCAAATGCCGATCATTACGCCGACGTCCGACGAAAGCTCCCGCTTGGCTTCGACGATGTCGGAAATCAACACGTACGCGGACGAAATGCTCTTAAAGTTCATCACGGGCAGAGAGTCGCTGGACAACTTCGATGCGTACGTAGAGCGTTTGTACCAGATGAACCTCGAAGAAGCGATCAGCATTCAGCAAGCGGCTCTGGAGAGATATAAGCAGCGCTAA
- a CDS encoding sugar phosphate isomerase/epimerase family protein has protein sequence MLATMLNSMASEHFERSLELQASWGIRWLDLKDRIYGADVMNLTDEQARDAAERIERSGMNVYCLTTGIFKDGLEAGERSYRERHLASFDRLVELSRLLRPQVVRVLGPRLNERERIVNAADYLQSMTPWVFPLYRECIDRLGEMGIRTAFENEPEHTVFGEPGETVDFFAALDRPAQAFFTYDVQNMWQMGVFPSLEAYSRLQPVIGYLHVKGGMREPGSDDLRWMSALEDASWPVRELVERAEADGVAAVCLNPSHGERKPGYDDSAIVERDLRFIQNILGH, from the coding sequence ATGCTGGCGACCATGCTGAATTCGATGGCTTCGGAGCATTTCGAACGATCACTGGAGCTTCAAGCTTCTTGGGGCATCCGCTGGCTCGATCTGAAAGACCGGATTTACGGCGCGGACGTCATGAATCTTACCGACGAACAAGCGCGCGACGCCGCCGAGCGGATCGAACGCAGCGGCATGAACGTGTATTGTCTAACGACTGGCATATTCAAAGACGGTTTGGAGGCGGGCGAGCGGAGCTATCGGGAGAGGCATCTCGCTTCGTTCGACCGGCTGGTAGAGCTGTCGCGCCTGCTGCGTCCGCAAGTCGTCCGGGTGCTCGGCCCTCGGCTGAACGAGCGGGAGAGAATCGTTAACGCGGCTGACTATTTACAGTCGATGACGCCTTGGGTGTTTCCGTTGTATCGGGAATGCATCGATCGGCTCGGCGAGATGGGCATTCGGACGGCTTTCGAGAACGAGCCGGAACACACCGTCTTCGGCGAACCGGGGGAAACCGTCGATTTTTTCGCCGCGCTCGACCGCCCGGCGCAAGCGTTCTTTACTTACGACGTGCAAAACATGTGGCAAATGGGTGTGTTCCCTTCGTTAGAAGCGTACAGCCGTCTGCAGCCGGTGATCGGTTATTTGCATGTTAAAGGCGGCATGCGCGAACCAGGCAGCGACGACCTGCGCTGGATGTCCGCCTTGGAGGACGCCTCTTGGCCGGTACGGGAGCTGGTGGAACGGGCTGAGGCCGACGGCGTCGCCGCCGTATGCTTGAACCCGTCCCACGGGGAAAGGAAGCCCGGTTATGACGACTCGGCTATTGTCGAGCGCGATTTGCGGTTTATCCAAAACATTTTAGGTCATTAA
- a CDS encoding D-2-hydroxyacid dehydrogenase, whose translation MRIVVLDGYTLNPGDLDWSGLEALGEVTVYDRTPAHLIIERSLGADVLLTNKTPLREETLTKLPGLRYIGVLATGYDVVDVKAADALGVTVTNVPNYGTASVAQFVFALVLELANRVGLHNDSVHRGEWSASPDWCYWRSPLTELAGKTLGIVGFGRIGMRTAEIGAAFGMKVKAYTPRVPKDAIGVPVQFSSLEDVLRSSDVVSLHCPLTEETREMINKETLGIMKRTAFLVNTSRGALIREADLADALREGTLAGAALDVLSKEPPDSSPLLGLPNCIITPHIAWASQEARRRLLDQAVDNVKRYLDGQPVNVVRPRPSN comes from the coding sequence ATGAGGATTGTCGTCTTGGACGGATATACGCTAAATCCAGGCGATTTGGACTGGAGCGGTTTGGAAGCCTTAGGCGAGGTCACGGTGTACGATCGTACTCCGGCGCATCTCATTATCGAACGCTCCCTTGGCGCTGACGTGCTGCTCACGAACAAGACGCCGCTTCGCGAGGAAACGTTGACGAAATTGCCGGGACTCCGTTACATCGGCGTGCTGGCGACCGGCTATGACGTCGTCGACGTGAAAGCGGCGGACGCGTTGGGCGTGACCGTGACCAACGTGCCGAATTACGGGACCGCGTCCGTTGCGCAATTCGTCTTCGCCCTCGTGCTCGAGCTCGCCAACCGAGTCGGGCTGCACAACGATTCCGTGCACCGGGGAGAATGGAGCGCAAGCCCGGACTGGTGCTACTGGCGGTCGCCTCTGACGGAGTTGGCCGGCAAGACGCTTGGCATCGTCGGATTCGGGCGGATCGGCATGAGAACCGCCGAAATCGGCGCCGCCTTCGGTATGAAGGTGAAAGCCTATACGCCTAGAGTGCCTAAAGATGCGATCGGCGTACCCGTGCAATTCAGCAGCTTGGAGGACGTGCTGCGATCGTCCGACGTGGTCAGCTTGCATTGCCCTTTGACCGAGGAGACTCGGGAGATGATCAACAAGGAAACGCTCGGGATCATGAAACGGACGGCGTTCCTCGTCAACACTTCGAGGGGGGCGCTCATTCGGGAAGCGGATTTGGCCGACGCGCTGCGGGAGGGTACGTTAGCCGGCGCCGCCTTAGACGTGCTCTCGAAGGAGCCGCCGGATTCGTCTCCGCTGCTGGGACTGCCGAATTGCATTATTACGCCACATATCGCTTGGGCGAGCCAGGAAGCGAGACGACGGCTGCTCGATCAAGCCGTCGACAATGTAAAGCGGTACTTGGACGGGCAGCCGGTCAACGTCGTGCGGCCCCGTCCGTCGAACTGA
- a CDS encoding cupin domain-containing protein, with amino-acid sequence MATVTDLKEPNSGRVLDMDWGKIQWLCGQEIDPECEMTFGMVYINAGTENPRHIHPNCEEVIFVLSGECDHTLGDETIHLEPGMMLRIPRGVAHNAKVTSWEPCRMIIAYSAPDRKTIGE; translated from the coding sequence ATGGCGACGGTAACCGATTTAAAAGAACCGAATTCCGGCCGCGTGCTCGACATGGATTGGGGGAAAATCCAATGGCTGTGCGGGCAAGAAATCGATCCGGAATGCGAAATGACGTTCGGCATGGTGTACATTAACGCCGGTACGGAAAATCCGCGGCACATTCATCCGAACTGCGAAGAAGTCATTTTCGTCCTGTCCGGGGAATGCGACCATACGCTCGGGGACGAGACGATTCACCTTGAGCCCGGCATGATGCTGCGCATTCCGCGCGGCGTCGCTCATAACGCTAAGGTAACAAGCTGGGAGCCGTGCAGGATGATCATCGCTTACTCGGCGCCGGATCGGAAGACGATCGGGGAATAG
- a CDS encoding LacI family DNA-binding transcriptional regulator, whose protein sequence is MSGHTLESIAKLAGVSRGTVSRIVNDQPGVKPEVRRRVLDIIHETGYVPNAQARSLAGGKTNNVGVVVFGEDPLFLHHHIFYEVLQGVQKRATAHGYDLLLFANRADADKEYWKRIADRRKVDGLVIMGERIEESYLAYYAEYGMPFALVGKRNFPRVAYRCVTSDYRQGAYDAVRHLLECGRSRIVLIQGRPDTYHEAEKRAGYERALMERGIPVDETLVLRGDADAESAKREIRRLLESGAAFDAVFAGNDWMAIGAVQALRQDGRTVPGDVAVVGYDDMPGAAYFDPPLTTVSQNKLALGEEAVELLLRVMNGESPEPEEDVIVGNALIVRDST, encoded by the coding sequence ATGTCCGGACATACGTTGGAAAGCATCGCCAAATTGGCCGGAGTGTCCCGCGGGACGGTATCCCGCATCGTGAACGATCAGCCCGGCGTCAAACCGGAAGTTCGGCGGCGGGTGCTCGATATTATCCACGAGACCGGTTACGTGCCGAACGCGCAAGCGAGAAGCCTCGCGGGCGGGAAGACGAATAACGTCGGCGTCGTCGTTTTCGGCGAAGATCCTTTGTTTTTGCATCACCACATTTTCTATGAAGTGCTGCAAGGCGTGCAAAAGCGGGCCACGGCGCATGGGTACGATTTGCTGCTGTTCGCGAACCGAGCGGACGCCGACAAGGAGTACTGGAAGCGGATCGCGGATCGGCGCAAAGTCGACGGGCTCGTCATTATGGGCGAACGCATCGAAGAATCATACCTCGCTTACTACGCCGAGTACGGCATGCCGTTCGCGTTGGTCGGGAAACGGAACTTTCCCCGAGTCGCATACCGCTGCGTCACCTCCGATTATCGCCAAGGCGCATACGATGCGGTTCGCCATCTGCTGGAATGCGGGCGCAGCCGAATCGTACTGATCCAAGGTCGGCCGGACACATATCATGAGGCGGAGAAACGGGCCGGATACGAGCGAGCGCTTATGGAGCGCGGCATTCCGGTCGACGAGACGCTCGTGCTGCGCGGAGATGCCGACGCGGAATCGGCGAAGCGGGAAATTCGCCGGCTGCTCGAGAGCGGGGCCGCTTTCGACGCCGTCTTCGCCGGCAACGATTGGATGGCGATCGGGGCGGTGCAGGCGCTTCGGCAAGACGGGCGGACGGTGCCCGGGGACGTCGCCGTCGTCGGATACGACGATATGCCGGGAGCCGCCTATTTCGACCCGCCGCTGACGACGGTCAGCCAAAACAAACTCGCGCTGGGCGAAGAGGCGGTCGAATTGCTGTTGCGCGTCATGAACGGCGAATCGCCGGAGCCGGAGGAAGACGTCATCGTCGGCAACGCTTTGATCGTCCGGGACAGCACGTAA
- a CDS encoding FAD-dependent oxidoreductase, with protein MKTTYDVAVLGGGPAGIAAAIAAARTGAETLLVERYGFLGGMSTAALVYPWMTFHTSTGKQVIRGIAQEIVDRLAAENASPGHLRDTIGFVRTVTPYRPEPFKRLAFDMLEEAGVTLLLHTLLVGCDAADGRIRSVDLRHKSGAARVEAKAFVDATGDGDLAFLAGASWEKGNAAGKVQPMTMKFRMKGVDFAAVKAYMLDNPHDFYEKTPFAELRDLPLTGVSGFYSLWDAANVPLPREGVLFFTGPDEDEALINVSRVSGLDPLDPEHLSKAEIEGRKQVFLLESFFRKWIPGFQRAYVSQVGTQIGVRETRRIVGEYVLNGEDVLSGRRFADVVARSGYPIDIHNPEGKGITADFIREGGAYDIPYRSIVAKGIDNCLLAGRCISTTHEAQATTRLTPSCMAIGQAAGTAAALAARNGVPAREVEIRRLQAALLQAGAELGLAQEQGGRDPSAEEERGQ; from the coding sequence ATGAAAACAACGTACGATGTGGCGGTGCTGGGCGGCGGGCCGGCGGGCATCGCAGCGGCGATCGCAGCGGCGCGCACCGGTGCCGAGACGCTGCTCGTCGAGCGCTATGGCTTCCTTGGAGGTATGTCCACGGCGGCGCTCGTCTACCCATGGATGACGTTCCACACGTCCACGGGCAAGCAGGTGATCCGGGGCATCGCGCAGGAGATCGTGGACCGGTTGGCGGCGGAAAACGCCTCTCCCGGTCATCTCAGGGACACGATCGGGTTCGTGCGCACGGTGACCCCGTATCGTCCGGAGCCGTTCAAACGGCTCGCCTTCGACATGCTGGAAGAAGCCGGGGTTACCCTGCTGCTGCATACCCTGCTCGTCGGCTGCGACGCGGCGGACGGGCGCATACGTTCGGTCGATCTCCGGCATAAATCGGGCGCGGCGCGGGTGGAAGCGAAAGCGTTCGTCGACGCCACCGGGGACGGCGATCTCGCTTTCCTGGCCGGCGCTTCTTGGGAGAAGGGCAACGCCGCCGGGAAGGTGCAGCCGATGACGATGAAATTTCGGATGAAAGGCGTCGACTTCGCCGCCGTGAAGGCGTACATGCTGGACAATCCGCACGACTTCTACGAGAAGACGCCGTTCGCCGAGCTGCGCGACCTGCCGCTTACCGGCGTCAGCGGGTTTTACTCGTTATGGGACGCGGCGAACGTTCCGCTCCCCCGAGAGGGTGTCCTGTTTTTCACCGGCCCCGACGAGGACGAAGCGCTAATCAACGTCTCTCGCGTCAGCGGGCTCGATCCGTTGGACCCGGAGCATTTGTCGAAGGCGGAGATCGAGGGGCGGAAGCAAGTGTTCTTGCTGGAATCGTTTTTCCGTAAGTGGATTCCGGGCTTCCAGCGCGCGTACGTTTCCCAGGTCGGCACGCAAATCGGCGTGCGGGAGACGCGCCGCATCGTCGGAGAGTACGTATTGAACGGGGAAGACGTGTTGAGCGGGAGGCGCTTCGCCGACGTCGTCGCGCGGAGCGGCTACCCGATCGACATCCATAACCCGGAAGGCAAAGGAATCACGGCCGACTTCATCCGGGAAGGCGGCGCGTACGATATTCCGTACCGGTCGATCGTCGCGAAGGGGATCGACAACTGCCTGCTGGCCGGCCGGTGCATCTCCACGACGCACGAGGCGCAGGCGACGACGCGGCTGACGCCGAGCTGCATGGCGATCGGGCAGGCGGCCGGCACGGCGGCGGCGCTGGCGGCGCGGAACGGCGTCCCCGCGCGGGAGGTCGAGATTCGCAGGCTGCAGGCTGCGCTTCTGCAGGCGGGGGCCGAGCTCGGTCTGGCGCAGGAACAGGGGGGACGCGATCCTTCGGCGGAGGAAGAGCGGGGCCAGTGA